A part of Maridesulfovibrio hydrothermalis AM13 = DSM 14728 genomic DNA contains:
- a CDS encoding gamma-glutamylcyclotransferase family protein, giving the protein MNKTDNEIYLRLFVYGTLKRGFWNHDRFCSRAVNIEPATTWGRLYHLPAGFPALEVPETCILAHGTADPIADARTQNSAELSGNAMAQPDGDWDLVHGELMTFANPAFDLPPIDRLEGFNPDGRSMYRRVLVTVSSENQIRPVWLYHYDLGHNGQRVASGQWNQA; this is encoded by the coding sequence ATGAATAAAACTGACAACGAAATATATCTCCGTCTCTTTGTTTACGGAACCCTGAAGCGGGGATTCTGGAACCACGACCGGTTCTGCAGCCGGGCCGTCAATATTGAACCGGCCACCACATGGGGCAGGCTCTATCACCTGCCAGCCGGATTCCCAGCTCTGGAAGTGCCCGAGACCTGCATATTGGCTCATGGAACCGCAGATCCAATTGCCGATGCCAGAACACAGAACTCCGCAGAGCTGTCGGGAAATGCCATGGCACAACCAGACGGTGACTGGGATCTGGTCCATGGGGAACTGATGACCTTTGCCAATCCGGCTTTTGACTTGCCGCCCATTGATCGACTGGAGGGTTTCAACCCGGACGGCCGCAGCATGTACCGGCGGGTATTGGTGACGGTCAGTTCAGAAAACCAGATCCGGCCAGTTTGGCTGTACCATTACGACCTCGGCCACAACGGGCAACGGGTAGCCTCTGGCCAGTGGAATCAAGCATAA
- a CDS encoding type I restriction endonuclease subunit R, which translates to MKFTDTSEAGLETTIVKSLIEDSGYSEGAPQDYDRSHAVDLIKLTNFIEATQPEVADRLSLKVDSPTRTKFLHRLQGEIAKRGIIDVLRKGVKHGPDSVTLFYGSPTAKNEKARELFDQNIFSVTRQLRYSNSNTQLALDMGIFINGLPVATFELKNKLTKQTVHDAVQQYKNDRDPKELLFQFGRCMVHFVVDDHEVRMCTHLKGKASWFLPFNKGHNDGAGNPPNPAGLATDYLWKEILNKERLTDILENYAQVVEEKDEKTGRKRYKQIFPRYHQLDVVRKLLSDVKKNGVGKRYLIQHSAGSGKSNSIAWLAHQLVGLEKDKNPILDSIIVVTDRRVLDKQIRDTIRSFAQVGNVVGHADRSGDLRRFINEGKQIIITTVQKFPFILAEIGDDHRQNKFAIIIDEAHSSQGGRTASKMNMALSADVSDSDEEESTEDKINELMEGRKMLTNASYFAFTATPKNKTLEIFGEPSPQPDGKVKHYPFQSYTMKQAIQEGFILDVLKNYTPVESFYRLSKTVEDDPLFDTKKAQKKLRKYVESNTHAIREKAEIMVDHFHAQVMGHRKVGGQARVMVITSGIMRAIEYFYAINDYLLNKKLPYKTIVAFSGEHEYGGQKVTEASLNGFPSNKIEDKITEDPYRILVVADKFLTGYDEPLMHTMYVDKPLAGIKAVQTLSRLNRAHPKKHDTFILDFFNDADVIQKAFSDYYRTTILSEETDPNKLHDLKSDLDSYQVYSQEQIDRLVELYLGGAERETLDPVLDACVAVYNSELDEDGQVDFKGKAKAFVRTYGFLASILPFTNPDWEKLSIFLNFLISKLPAPKEEDLSKGILETIDMDSYRAEVQASMNITLADGDAELDAVPTTGGGRKPEPELDQLSNIIKTFNDLFGNIDWKDADKIRKVIAEEIPDKVAADSAYQNAMKNSDKQNARIEHDKALGRVMVELIADHTELFKQFSDNPSFKKWLGDTIFGVTYQSTDQIGTGAR; encoded by the coding sequence ATGAAATTTACAGATACAAGCGAAGCAGGTCTTGAGACCACTATCGTCAAATCATTAATTGAAGACTCCGGTTACAGTGAGGGAGCCCCTCAGGATTATGACCGTTCCCATGCGGTTGATCTTATTAAACTAACCAATTTTATTGAGGCTACACAGCCGGAAGTTGCTGATCGCCTTAGCCTTAAAGTAGATTCTCCCACAAGAACAAAATTCCTCCACCGATTACAAGGCGAGATAGCCAAACGGGGCATCATCGATGTGCTACGCAAAGGGGTGAAGCACGGCCCGGATTCCGTCACGCTCTTTTATGGCAGCCCGACAGCAAAGAATGAAAAGGCCAGGGAACTTTTTGATCAGAACATTTTTAGTGTGACGCGGCAACTGCGCTACAGCAACAGTAACACACAATTGGCACTTGATATGGGTATCTTTATCAACGGCCTTCCTGTTGCTACATTTGAATTGAAAAACAAACTCACCAAACAGACCGTTCACGACGCAGTTCAACAATACAAAAATGACCGCGATCCCAAAGAACTGCTTTTTCAGTTTGGCCGTTGCATGGTTCACTTTGTGGTGGATGACCATGAAGTTCGCATGTGCACTCATCTAAAGGGCAAGGCATCCTGGTTCCTTCCGTTTAACAAAGGGCACAATGATGGTGCAGGCAACCCGCCAAATCCTGCAGGACTGGCTACGGATTACCTCTGGAAAGAGATCCTTAACAAAGAGCGTCTTACTGATATCCTTGAAAACTACGCCCAGGTTGTTGAGGAAAAAGACGAAAAGACGGGTAGAAAAAGATACAAACAGATATTCCCACGCTATCATCAGTTGGATGTGGTGCGTAAATTGCTGTCTGATGTCAAAAAAAATGGTGTTGGAAAACGCTATCTGATTCAGCATTCGGCAGGAAGTGGAAAATCAAACTCTATTGCATGGCTGGCGCATCAGCTGGTTGGATTGGAAAAAGACAAAAATCCCATCCTTGACTCAATAATCGTGGTGACCGACCGTCGGGTTCTGGACAAGCAGATCCGTGACACCATCAGGTCCTTTGCTCAGGTTGGCAACGTGGTTGGTCATGCGGACCGCTCCGGTGACCTGCGCCGTTTTATTAATGAAGGCAAGCAGATCATCATAACCACAGTTCAGAAATTTCCTTTTATTCTGGCAGAGATTGGTGACGACCACAGACAAAATAAGTTTGCCATTATCATTGATGAAGCACACTCCAGCCAGGGTGGACGTACTGCTTCAAAAATGAATATGGCGCTTTCTGCAGATGTCTCTGATTCAGATGAAGAAGAAAGTACAGAGGATAAGATCAATGAGTTGATGGAAGGTCGCAAGATGCTGACCAACGCCAGCTATTTTGCCTTTACTGCCACGCCCAAAAATAAAACACTTGAAATTTTTGGTGAGCCTTCCCCTCAGCCAGATGGGAAAGTAAAGCATTATCCTTTTCAAAGCTACACGATGAAACAGGCCATTCAGGAAGGGTTTATTCTGGATGTGCTTAAGAACTATACACCTGTGGAAAGTTTTTACCGTCTTTCAAAAACTGTAGAAGACGATCCTCTTTTTGACACCAAAAAAGCCCAGAAAAAGCTTCGTAAATATGTGGAATCCAATACTCATGCCATTCGTGAGAAAGCTGAAATCATGGTGGATCATTTCCATGCACAGGTGATGGGACACCGTAAAGTTGGTGGACAGGCGCGTGTTATGGTTATTACCAGCGGCATCATGCGGGCCATCGAATATTTCTATGCCATAAACGACTATTTGCTTAACAAAAAATTACCTTATAAAACCATTGTGGCTTTCTCAGGCGAACATGAATATGGAGGCCAGAAAGTTACAGAAGCCTCATTGAACGGTTTTCCCAGTAACAAGATTGAAGATAAGATTACTGAAGATCCCTATCGAATTCTTGTTGTTGCCGATAAATTTCTTACCGGATATGACGAACCGTTGATGCATACCATGTATGTAGATAAGCCACTTGCAGGTATTAAGGCTGTTCAAACTTTATCGCGTTTGAACCGGGCACACCCAAAAAAACATGACACTTTTATTCTGGATTTTTTCAATGATGCTGATGTGATTCAGAAGGCATTTTCTGATTATTACCGCACAACCATTCTCAGTGAAGAAACAGACCCCAATAAGCTGCATGATCTTAAATCGGATTTGGATAGCTATCAGGTTTATTCACAGGAACAGATTGACCGATTGGTGGAACTTTATCTTGGGGGAGCTGAAAGAGAAACTCTTGACCCTGTTCTTGATGCCTGTGTTGCTGTGTACAACAGTGAACTTGATGAAGATGGGCAAGTTGATTTCAAAGGTAAGGCAAAAGCGTTTGTTCGAACCTACGGTTTTCTTGCTTCAATTCTTCCCTTTACAAATCCCGATTGGGAAAAACTATCAATCTTTCTGAATTTTCTTATTTCTAAACTTCCCGCCCCAAAAGAGGAAGACCTTTCAAAAGGAATTCTTGAAACCATCGATATGGATAGTTACCGGGCTGAAGTTCAGGCCAGTATGAATATTACTCTAGCAGATGGAGATGCAGAACTTGACGCTGTTCCAACAACTGGCGGCGGCCGAAAGCCAGAACCGGAACTGGATCAGCTAAGCAATATCATCAAAACCTTTAATGATCTTTTTGGGAACATCGATTGGAAAGACGCAGATAAAATTCGAAAAGTCATTGCTGAAGAAATACCTGATAAAGTTGCTGCGGACTCTGCGTATCAGAATGCCATGAAAAATTCTGACAAACAGAATGCCCGCATCGAACATGACAAGGCACTTGGTCGTGTAATGGTGGAATTAATTGCTGACCATACAGAACTCTTCAAACAGTTCAGCGACAATCCGTCATTTAAAAAATGGCTGGGGGATACCATTTTTGGCGTAACCTATCAATCGACTGATCAAATCGGAACGGGGGCGAGATAG
- a CDS encoding amidoligase family protein, giving the protein MDLRELRYGIEIETVKRTREQIAWAIHSVVGGHVRHIGAPTCYDPWEVEDLLGRKWKVVNDASLTNVPSNLRAEIVSPVLTYNDLEQLQEVVRAIRRVGGKINRQCGIHIHIDAEPFDGRKLGNLAKVVYKQEPLILHALGINRERLRRYTRPVSDELIQSIERQRPKSKAELNRIWYGYHNNQPQHYDSSRYHGVNLHNVWYRGTVEFRWFEATLHAGKIKAYLQFCLAIAAKALNGRAASSRKRDFNPQSAKYDFRVFLLHLGLIGDEFKTARLHLMKNMPGDAAFKNGRPKPDEAENTIQTTEAGSNPGLSISGGES; this is encoded by the coding sequence ATGGATTTAAGAGAGTTGAGATACGGGATCGAGATTGAAACCGTAAAACGCACCCGGGAGCAGATTGCCTGGGCCATCCACTCGGTGGTTGGAGGACATGTAAGACATATCGGAGCACCAACCTGCTACGACCCATGGGAAGTGGAAGATTTGCTGGGACGGAAATGGAAGGTGGTCAACGACGCTTCGCTGACAAACGTGCCATCCAATCTGCGAGCTGAAATAGTCAGCCCGGTGTTGACCTATAACGACCTGGAGCAGCTGCAGGAAGTTGTTCGGGCTATCCGCAGAGTCGGGGGCAAAATCAACAGACAATGTGGTATCCACATCCACATCGATGCCGAGCCCTTTGACGGGCGCAAACTGGGCAACCTTGCCAAGGTGGTTTACAAGCAGGAACCACTCATCCTTCATGCCCTCGGGATCAACCGGGAGCGCCTGCGCCGTTATACCAGACCGGTCAGTGATGAGCTGATTCAGAGTATTGAGCGACAACGCCCAAAGAGCAAAGCCGAGTTGAACCGTATCTGGTACGGCTACCATAATAATCAACCCCAGCATTACGACAGCTCACGTTATCACGGTGTCAACCTGCACAATGTCTGGTATCGGGGCACGGTGGAGTTCCGCTGGTTCGAGGCAACATTGCATGCCGGAAAAATCAAGGCTTACCTGCAATTTTGTCTGGCCATTGCTGCCAAGGCATTGAACGGTCGGGCAGCCTCCAGCCGCAAGCGGGACTTTAATCCTCAAAGCGCCAAGTATGACTTCCGGGTTTTTCTGCTCCACCTCGGTTTGATCGGGGATGAGTTTAAAACTGCCCGACTGCACCTGATGAAAAACATGCCCGGTGATGCGGCCTTTAAAAATGGTCGTCCCAAACCGGATGAAGCTGAAAACACAATTCAAACCACAGAGGCCGGGTCTAATCCCGGCCTTTCTATTTCAGGAGGTGAATCATGA
- a CDS encoding helix-turn-helix domain-containing protein, protein MAEINDRWLSVDEICKYLGISKDTVYKWIDKHGMPAHRMGRLWKFKKEQVDKWVEAGGAAGEDNK, encoded by the coding sequence ATGGCAGAAATAAATGATCGCTGGTTGTCAGTAGATGAAATATGTAAATACCTCGGGATCAGTAAAGACACCGTTTATAAGTGGATAGATAAGCATGGCATGCCCGCTCATCGCATGGGACGCCTGTGGAAGTTCAAAAAAGAACAGGTTGATAAATGGGTTGAGGCTGGTGGTGCGGCAGGGGAAGATAACAAATAG
- a CDS encoding glucosamine 6-phosphate synthetase, which yields MCGQVGIIFGKKRRRIAEREYLNELFIRMLLCSEERGPHASGMAWLKTDGDYGLFKRPIRAHRLVKETAFHDLMEQVNNHTTILMGHTRWRTRGSEANSRNNHPIRAGIIIGTHNGTIYNADYLFRRLGLPRYAEVDSELLFRLADRFAPDGNIDGRGFRKALRLCRGQMSAVLASRLDPGTITVLKGNKPLSLRYSRKHRAVLYASEAEYIEAALDDLRGWRELEIPPLTMLTFRHENLKEWQSHPFKFVCQERKGTLPEGVNA from the coding sequence ATGTGCGGACAAGTAGGTATCATCTTCGGCAAAAAACGACGCAGGATAGCTGAGCGTGAGTATCTTAACGAGCTGTTTATCCGTATGCTGCTCTGCAGTGAGGAGCGCGGCCCCCATGCCAGCGGAATGGCCTGGCTAAAAACTGATGGCGATTACGGACTTTTCAAACGTCCAATCCGAGCACACAGGCTGGTGAAAGAAACCGCCTTCCATGATTTGATGGAACAGGTGAATAACCACACCACCATTCTTATGGGGCACACCCGCTGGCGGACCCGTGGCAGTGAAGCGAACAGTCGAAACAACCATCCCATCCGTGCCGGAATCATTATCGGCACTCACAACGGGACCATTTACAACGCCGATTATCTGTTCCGGAGGCTTGGCCTGCCGCGCTATGCCGAAGTGGACAGCGAACTGCTTTTCAGGCTGGCCGACCGTTTCGCTCCCGATGGAAATATCGACGGCAGAGGCTTCCGCAAAGCCCTGCGTCTGTGTCGGGGCCAAATGAGCGCCGTGTTGGCCTCACGGCTCGACCCTGGGACTATTACCGTCCTCAAGGGCAACAAGCCGCTGTCGCTGCGTTACAGCCGCAAACACCGGGCAGTGCTCTATGCCTCGGAAGCGGAATACATAGAAGCCGCTCTGGATGACCTGCGGGGCTGGCGGGAACTGGAAATACCGCCGCTGACCATGCTGACATTCCGCCATGAAAACCTCAAGGAGTGGCAGAGTCACCCCTTTAAATTTGTCTGTCAGGAACGAAAAGGAACCTTACCTGAAGGAGTGAATGCATGA
- a CDS encoding restriction endonuclease subunit S — translation MRKLHSYEKYKNSGIPWLGDVPEHWKAIKTKHLFSERVQKGYPNEPLLAATQTKGVVPKSMYENRTVEAQKDLHLLKLVNSGDFVISLRSFQGGIEYAYYRGIISPAYTVIVPNKRILPEYYRYLAKSKNFISLLKTCVTGIREGQNINYEILRKTPMPVPPQKEQQQIARYLDWQTSKINKFIKAKKKFISLLNEQKQNIINEAVTKGINPDVEMKDSGVEWLGEIPAHWDVRKFKHISKFYSGGTPSKAIDSFWKGNIPWVSPKDMKSKYILDASDHISAEAVESSATSYVDEGQMLMVVRSGILRRTIPVCITKRMVTFNQDIRAIILNRKTIYTEYLYALINGCEKTLLDEWLKVGATVESIEYKYMANCYLPIPPIDEQQLIVSFLEKETILIDKTVTRTEQEIELIQEYRTRLVSDVVTGKVDVRSVKIPDFEPAETELEVKDDEEFEELIAEGIEE, via the coding sequence ATGAGGAAACTACATTCATACGAAAAATATAAAAACTCCGGTATCCCTTGGTTGGGGGATGTGCCGGAACATTGGAAAGCAATTAAAACGAAGCACCTTTTCAGTGAACGTGTACAGAAAGGATATCCTAACGAACCTCTACTTGCTGCAACTCAAACAAAAGGGGTTGTTCCAAAGTCGATGTATGAGAATAGAACCGTTGAGGCTCAGAAAGATTTACATCTTTTGAAATTAGTTAACTCCGGTGATTTTGTCATTAGCCTTAGATCCTTTCAGGGTGGGATTGAATATGCGTATTATCGAGGAATCATCAGCCCTGCATACACTGTAATAGTTCCGAATAAGCGGATATTACCAGAATATTACAGATATTTAGCCAAGTCCAAAAACTTTATTTCTTTGTTGAAAACTTGTGTGACTGGTATTCGAGAAGGTCAAAATATTAATTATGAAATTTTAAGAAAAACACCTATGCCGGTTCCTCCACAAAAGGAGCAACAACAAATCGCCCGTTACCTCGATTGGCAGACCTCAAAAATCAATAAATTTATCAAAGCAAAAAAGAAATTCATCTCACTGCTGAACGAGCAGAAACAGAACATCATCAATGAGGCGGTGACCAAAGGCATTAACCCCGATGTCGAAATGAAAGACAGCGGAGTTGAATGGCTTGGGGAGATTCCGGCGCATTGGGATGTTCGCAAGTTTAAGCATATATCTAAATTCTATAGTGGTGGTACGCCAAGTAAAGCTATTGATAGCTTTTGGAAGGGAAACATTCCATGGGTTTCTCCAAAGGATATGAAATCAAAATACATACTTGATGCTTCAGATCATATTTCAGCAGAAGCTGTAGAAAGTAGTGCCACAAGTTATGTAGATGAAGGGCAAATGTTGATGGTCGTGAGATCAGGTATTCTTAGAAGGACTATTCCTGTATGTATAACCAAAAGAATGGTGACCTTTAACCAAGATATCAGAGCTATTATCCTGAACAGAAAAACTATTTATACTGAGTATCTTTATGCACTTATAAATGGATGCGAAAAGACGCTTCTGGATGAATGGTTGAAGGTTGGCGCAACTGTTGAAAGTATTGAATATAAATATATGGCAAATTGTTATTTGCCTATTCCTCCGATAGATGAACAGCAGTTAATCGTCAGTTTTCTTGAAAAAGAAACCATTTTAATTGACAAAACCGTCACCCGAACTGAACAGGAAATCGAACTGATTCAGGAATACCGCACCCGCCTTGTTTCGGATGTGGTTACAGGAAAGGTTGATGTCCGCTCCGTGAAAATCCCTGACTTCGAGCCTGCAGAGACTGAACTTGAAGTTAAGGACGATGAAGAGTTTGAAGAACTAATTGCGGAGGGCATTGAAGAATGA
- a CDS encoding type I restriction-modification system subunit M, with protein MNYSIHNTITNFIWNIADDVLRDVYVRGKYRDVILPMTVIRRLDALLEPTKEAVLNMKKQLDSAGIANQDAALCQASGEAFFNSSPFTLKDLKNRAKVQQLKADFEAYLDGFSPNVQEILDKFKFRNQIPTLVEADILGALIEKYLNPSINLSPKPVLDADGTEKLPGLDNHGMGTVFEELIRRFNEENNEEAGEHFTPRDVVKLMADLIFLPIADKIESGTYLVYDGACGTGGMLTVAEERLQKLAKEAGKEVSIHLYGQEVQPETYAIAKADLLLKGEGAEAENIKYGSTLSADAFVSNQFDFMLSNPPYGKSWKTDLERMGGKSDLKDPRFILEYGDEPEYKMLTRSSDGQLMFLVNKLMKMKESSKLGSRIAQVHNGSSLFTGDAGQGESNIRRWIIENDWLEAIIALPENIFYNTGISTYIWVLTNRKADTRKGKVQLIYATDWYQSLRKNMGKKNCELNENHIQRICDLIMNPRETEQSKIFTNEAFGYQKVIVERPLRLSVPLIEKNMSQFERLCIKAKETALYSVVEAVAAEIGEGPHRNYNNFLKTIESQAKGMAVKLPAKSKNFLKANLAVVDEFAEPVIKKIHKTGKAEPNPLYGLYDRTIDGKKIVVEYEPDTNLRDSEQVPLLEDGGIAAFIEREVQPYTPDAWIDASKTQIGYEISFTKHFYKPIPMRTLDEIKADIFAIEQETEGLLEEIIGEAE; from the coding sequence ATGAATTACAGTATCCATAATACGATAACAAATTTCATCTGGAATATTGCAGATGATGTCCTGAGAGATGTGTATGTCCGTGGTAAATACCGTGACGTAATCTTGCCGATGACTGTTATCCGCCGACTGGATGCTCTACTTGAGCCGACTAAAGAAGCTGTCCTGAACATGAAAAAGCAGCTCGATTCGGCAGGGATTGCCAACCAAGACGCTGCTCTTTGTCAGGCATCCGGAGAGGCTTTCTTTAATAGCTCCCCTTTTACGCTTAAAGACCTGAAAAACAGGGCTAAAGTACAGCAGCTGAAAGCGGACTTTGAAGCCTATCTGGATGGTTTCTCTCCCAATGTTCAGGAAATTCTCGACAAATTTAAATTCCGCAACCAAATCCCGACGCTTGTTGAGGCCGATATTCTGGGTGCACTCATTGAAAAGTACCTGAACCCAAGTATCAATTTGAGCCCCAAACCTGTCCTTGATGCCGATGGTACCGAAAAACTTCCCGGATTGGATAATCACGGTATGGGAACTGTCTTCGAAGAATTGATTCGTCGCTTCAATGAGGAAAATAACGAAGAAGCCGGTGAGCACTTTACCCCTCGTGATGTGGTAAAGCTGATGGCCGACCTGATCTTTTTGCCCATTGCTGACAAAATCGAGTCGGGAACCTATCTGGTATATGACGGAGCTTGCGGAACCGGCGGGATGTTGACTGTTGCTGAAGAAAGATTGCAAAAACTTGCAAAAGAGGCAGGCAAGGAAGTTTCAATTCATCTTTACGGCCAAGAGGTACAGCCTGAAACCTATGCAATCGCCAAAGCCGATCTTTTGCTTAAAGGTGAAGGTGCTGAAGCTGAAAATATCAAGTACGGTTCAACATTATCGGCCGATGCTTTTGTGTCTAATCAATTCGATTTCATGCTTTCCAATCCACCCTATGGAAAAAGCTGGAAAACCGACCTTGAACGAATGGGAGGGAAAAGCGATCTGAAAGATCCTCGCTTCATTCTGGAATATGGGGATGAGCCTGAATACAAAATGCTCACCCGTTCCAGTGATGGCCAGTTGATGTTCCTGGTCAATAAGCTGATGAAGATGAAGGAGAGCAGTAAGCTTGGTAGTCGCATTGCCCAGGTTCACAACGGTTCATCACTCTTTACAGGTGATGCAGGTCAGGGTGAAAGCAATATCCGTCGCTGGATTATTGAAAACGATTGGCTTGAAGCGATTATCGCTTTACCAGAAAATATTTTTTATAACACAGGTATTTCAACCTATATCTGGGTACTGACAAACCGTAAAGCAGATACACGCAAAGGCAAAGTTCAGCTTATCTACGCAACAGACTGGTATCAATCCTTGCGTAAAAACATGGGAAAGAAAAATTGTGAACTAAATGAAAATCACATTCAGAGAATCTGCGATCTTATCATGAATCCCAGAGAAACGGAGCAGTCCAAAATTTTCACCAACGAGGCATTCGGGTATCAGAAAGTGATTGTTGAACGTCCACTACGCTTATCTGTACCCCTAATCGAGAAAAATATGAGCCAATTCGAGCGGCTATGTATCAAGGCCAAAGAAACAGCTCTTTATTCAGTTGTCGAAGCCGTTGCCGCTGAAATCGGTGAAGGGCCTCACCGGAACTACAATAACTTTTTAAAAACAATTGAATCACAGGCCAAAGGAATGGCTGTAAAACTTCCTGCGAAAAGTAAAAACTTCCTTAAAGCTAACCTTGCCGTTGTTGATGAGTTCGCAGAACCGGTCATTAAAAAAATTCATAAGACCGGAAAAGCTGAACCTAACCCGCTTTACGGTTTATATGACAGGACGATAGACGGAAAAAAGATTGTAGTTGAATACGAGCCGGATACTAATCTTCGAGATTCGGAGCAGGTGCCTCTTCTGGAAGATGGAGGTATTGCCGCCTTCATTGAGCGAGAAGTCCAGCCTTATACACCTGATGCCTGGATTGACGCTTCCAAAACGCAAATTGGTTATGAGATTTCCTTTACCAAACATTTTTATAAGCCCATTCCCATGCGAACGCTTGACGAAATCAAAGCGGATATATTTGCCATTGAACAGGAAACGGAAGGACTGCTTGAAGAAATTATAGGGGAGGCGGAATGA
- a CDS encoding TIGR02391 family protein — MNQNISLFNEGTIEALARVLGECGSGTDISRVLNDRGLIDNSGESTKWRRLYHIFLTSQRETKSPNQVLDFIRSFLTPIRFTGRSSEFENHRIELNTILVMVGLELGKDGQFRTVNPAATLDEAEERVQAIRDRFRERAIHPEVNKYCNTELMQENYFHAVFEASKGLAQRIREMSGAAGDGAKLIDVVFSVEHPLLAINSLRSETEKSEHKGFAQLLKGCFAAVRNPLAHEPRILWTGEDDAADYLSLISLLHRKLDGAVRTRTGA, encoded by the coding sequence ATGAATCAAAATATATCGTTATTTAACGAAGGAACCATCGAAGCTCTTGCCCGTGTTCTGGGTGAATGTGGTTCCGGAACAGATATCAGTCGTGTGCTAAACGACCGAGGACTGATTGATAATTCCGGGGAATCAACTAAGTGGCGGCGTTTATACCATATATTTCTGACTTCGCAGCGTGAAACAAAAAGTCCGAATCAGGTGCTGGACTTTATTCGTTCTTTCCTGACACCAATTCGATTTACTGGACGAAGCAGTGAGTTCGAGAACCACCGAATTGAACTTAATACCATTCTTGTAATGGTTGGACTGGAGCTCGGTAAGGATGGACAATTCAGAACTGTAAATCCTGCAGCCACACTTGATGAGGCTGAAGAACGAGTACAGGCAATTCGTGATCGGTTCAGAGAACGGGCGATACATCCGGAAGTTAACAAGTATTGTAATACAGAATTAATGCAGGAAAATTACTTTCACGCTGTTTTTGAAGCCTCCAAAGGGCTTGCGCAAAGAATTCGAGAAATGTCAGGTGCTGCTGGTGATGGCGCGAAATTAATAGATGTCGTTTTTTCGGTGGAACATCCTCTGCTGGCTATTAATTCATTACGCTCCGAAACAGAAAAATCGGAGCATAAGGGATTTGCTCAGTTATTGAAGGGATGTTTTGCCGCAGTGCGAAACCCTCTTGCCCACGAACCAAGGATATTATGGACAGGTGAGGATGATGCGGCCGATTACCTGTCTCTTATATCACTGTTGCATCGGAAACTGGATGGAGCTGTTCGAACCAGAACAGGAGCATAA